The DNA window TTTCGGGGATGAGTCCGGTTTTGACCTATATCACGGCGTATCTGTTCGCTGCGCTCGTGATCAAGATCGTTTTCGTCGTGATCCGGCGCATGGCCGGGGAGAAACTGGTGGCTGGCGACGTCTTCGGCAATTTCGAGTATTACCTCGGAATGGTCGCGGGGCTCGTCCGCTTCGCGTGCATCGTGCTGTTTGTCATGGCGCTGTTGAATGCCCAGCAGGTCAGCAAGGCGGAGATCGACGCGCAGCTCAAGGCGCAGCGCGAATGGGCCGGGAGCATCTACTTCCCTCCGTTCGGCGTGATCCAGCGGGGGATCTTCGAGGGTTCATTCACCGGCCGTGCTGTCAAACAGTATCTGTCCGCGCAGCTGATCAACGTTGACTCAGCCGCCGGCCGCGGCGTGGCTCACGAGAGCATTGGTCGCACCCGCGAGCGCGAGGTCAACGAAATCGTGAATCCGAAATAACGGCGGCGCCGGGCCGGTGCGCATCCATGGCAGGTTTTTTCCCCCCGGCGACCCTCGAACAAATCCGCGCCGCAAGCGACATCGTTGATGTCATTGGTTCGTATCTTCCCCTCAAGCGCGCCGGGGGGAACTTTGTCGCGCTCTGCCCGTTTCACAAGGAAAAGACGCCCAGTTTCAACGTCAATCCGCACAAACAGATCTTTCACTGCTTTGGATGCCACAAAGGCGGGGACGTTTTCACGTTTGTTCAGGAATACGAAAGCATCACTTTTGCCGAGGCCGTACGGCGTCTGGCAGAACGCGCAAAGATTCCGCTCGAATTTGAAAAAAACCCGGCGCAGCAAAAGAGCCGCTTCGTCAAGGAATCGCTGCTGCAAATTCATGAGCAGGTCACACAACGCTGGCAGGCCGCGCTGGCCAACGATGCCGCGGGTCAGGTCGCGCGCGATTACCTGAAGAAACGTGGCGTGCCGGACGAGGCCGCAAAACTGTTTCGCCTGGGATTCGCCCCTGATGCGTGGGACGACACGGTGAACTGGGCGAAGAACAAGGGTTATGAGCTGCCGCTGGTGGAGCAGGCCGGCTTGATCCTCCGCAAGGAGGGAGGCGACCATTTTTACGATCGCTTTCGCGGCAGATTGATTTTTCCGATTTGCGATGAACAGGGCCGCGTCGTCGGATTCAGCGGGCGCGTGCTCACCGGAGATGAAAAGACGGCAAAGTACGTCAATTCGCCGGAAACGCCGATTTTCACGAAAGGCAGGGTCTTCTTCGGCCTGGACAAATCCAAGCGCGCGCTGCTCGACGCCGGTTACGCCGTCGTGTGCGAAGGCCAGCTTGATTTGATCGCCTGTTACATGGCCGGCGTTCACAACATCGTCGCGCCGCAGGGCACCGCGCTCACCGCAGACCACGCGCGCATCCTCAAACGCTACGTGGACGAGGTCGTCCTCTGCTTCGATTCCGATACGGCGGGCCGCAACGCCGCGATTCGTGCCCTCGACGATCTGCTCGCGTCCGGCCTCGCAATTCGCGTCGCCGTTGTCCCGGCGCCGCACGATCCGGACAGCTTTATCAAGGAGTCCGGTGGGGCGGCTTTTCAGCGATTGATCGAGGGTGCGGAGGGCTTTTTCGATTTTTACTTGAACCATCTTTGCTCGGTGAATGACCCGGAGCAGGACAAAGGCCGCGTGGCCGTGGTGCACTCCATGAGCGAGGCCTTGCGCAAGACCGGCAACGCCGTGCTCGTGGACACCTACGCGCAAAAAACTGCACAACGGCTCGGCGTCTCTGCTGACGCGGTCCGCGCGGAATTTAAAAAATCTCGCGCGCCGCAAAAGAAGGAAACGGACGAATCCGGTGAGACAGCCGTACCCGCGGCGCGTCCTTCGGCGCAGGAGCTCTGGCTGTTGAAATTACTGCTGCTGGACGACGAATTGCCACAGCAGGCTGCAGCGCACCTGGACCTGAACTGGGTGCGGCACGCCGTCGCGCGTCAGATTGTTTCTGCGCGGCTGGCGGTGCAGGCGGACGGACGGCCTCCATCTGTGACCGCGTTACTGGCCCAAATGGAGGACGCGTCGGCCCGGAGCCTCGTGACCGAGGCTGTGTCCGAACAGCGCGAGATTCCGAACCGCCCCCAGCAACTTGCGGATGTGGCGAAGCGGCTGCGCGACCAGTTCATTGAATCCGAACTGAAGACGATCCTGCGGCGCTTCAACGAACCAGGCCTGTCTGATGAAGACCGGATCGCCCTCACGAGGAGAAAGCTTGAGCTGCTGCAGTTGAAGGGCCGTTCTTTGCCGGCTTGATGTTGTCCCCGATCTTGCGGCACCCGCGCGCGGTCAAATCCGCTTGCAGCGAGCCGTTCTTCTTCTAGTATCCGTGCATGGCAACCGTGGTCACCTTGCTCCTCGTCGGTGCCGCTTTGCTGTTTCTGGAAACGATCCTTCCCGGAATGATTGCGGGCATTATCGGTTTTGGTTGCGTGGTCGCCGCCGTGATAGTGGCCTACGTGAATTTCGATCAGCGCACCGCCAATTTTATTCTCCTGGCTGTTGTTGTCGGTCTGACCGTCGCGACTCTGGCATGGTTCAAGTTTTTTCCTGAAAGCCGGTTTGCGAGACTCTTCATTTCGAAACACGCGGTCGGCGATATCGGCACTGAGAAGCCGGAATTGCTCAATCAAACCGGCATCGCGCTCACGACGCTGAGACCTTCCGGAACCGCCGTCATCGACGGCAAGAGGGTCGATGTGGTGACCGAAGGGCCGTTCGTCGACAAGGGCGCCGCGGTGAAGGTTGTCGAAGTCGAA is part of the Candidatus Angelobacter sp. genome and encodes:
- a CDS encoding NfeD family protein, with amino-acid sequence MATVVTLLLVGAALLFLETILPGMIAGIIGFGCVVAAVIVAYVNFDQRTANFILLAVVVGLTVATLAWFKFFPESRFARLFISKHAVGDIGTEKPELLNQTGIALTTLRPSGTAVIDGKRVDVVTEGPFVDKGAAVKVVEVEGMRVVVRTV
- the dnaG gene encoding DNA primase, which translates into the protein MAGFFPPATLEQIRAASDIVDVIGSYLPLKRAGGNFVALCPFHKEKTPSFNVNPHKQIFHCFGCHKGGDVFTFVQEYESITFAEAVRRLAERAKIPLEFEKNPAQQKSRFVKESLLQIHEQVTQRWQAALANDAAGQVARDYLKKRGVPDEAAKLFRLGFAPDAWDDTVNWAKNKGYELPLVEQAGLILRKEGGDHFYDRFRGRLIFPICDEQGRVVGFSGRVLTGDEKTAKYVNSPETPIFTKGRVFFGLDKSKRALLDAGYAVVCEGQLDLIACYMAGVHNIVAPQGTALTADHARILKRYVDEVVLCFDSDTAGRNAAIRALDDLLASGLAIRVAVVPAPHDPDSFIKESGGAAFQRLIEGAEGFFDFYLNHLCSVNDPEQDKGRVAVVHSMSEALRKTGNAVLVDTYAQKTAQRLGVSADAVRAEFKKSRAPQKKETDESGETAVPAARPSAQELWLLKLLLLDDELPQQAAAHLDLNWVRHAVARQIVSARLAVQADGRPPSVTALLAQMEDASARSLVTEAVSEQREIPNRPQQLADVAKRLRDQFIESELKTILRRFNEPGLSDEDRIALTRRKLELLQLKGRSLPA
- a CDS encoding CvpA family protein, with the protein product MKPTELNLSFNWFDLFVLVMLVVGIFVGRKRGMSMELLSVLQWLLIVFAGAMACGPLGKMLSDLSGMSPVLTYITAYLFAALVIKIVFVVIRRMAGEKLVAGDVFGNFEYYLGMVAGLVRFACIVLFVMALLNAQQVSKAEIDAQLKAQREWAGSIYFPPFGVIQRGIFEGSFTGRAVKQYLSAQLINVDSAAGRGVAHESIGRTREREVNEIVNPK